Proteins encoded in a region of the Halostella limicola genome:
- a CDS encoding Tfx family DNA-binding protein, which yields MSDRDDAPVTEEDVEELLDRVGFDPEEGVLTRRQAEVLALRQRGVPQSTIAEMLGTSRANVSSVEASARTNVEKARETVAFAEALKAPVQVEVDPGTDLYDVPQMVYDACDEAGVKVDHTAPDLMKVISDEAGDAISGRDVGEALLVGVTAEGSVRVRRP from the coding sequence ATGAGCGACCGCGACGACGCGCCGGTGACCGAGGAGGACGTCGAGGAGCTACTCGACCGGGTCGGCTTCGACCCGGAGGAGGGAGTGCTGACGCGGCGGCAGGCGGAGGTGCTCGCCCTGCGTCAGCGGGGTGTCCCTCAGTCCACCATCGCGGAGATGCTCGGCACCTCGCGGGCGAACGTCTCGAGCGTCGAGGCCAGCGCCCGGACGAACGTCGAGAAGGCCCGCGAGACGGTGGCGTTCGCGGAGGCGCTGAAGGCCCCGGTTCAGGTCGAGGTCGACCCCGGCACGGACCTGTACGACGTCCCCCAGATGGTGTACGACGCCTGCGACGAGGCCGGCGTGAAGGTGGACCACACCGCGCCGGACCTGATGAAGGTGATAAGCGACGAGGCGGGCGACGCGATCAGCGGGCGCGACGTTGGCGAGGCCCTGCTCGTCGGCGTCACCGCCGAGGGGAGCGTCCGCGTTCGGCGGCCGTAG